From a single Bacilli bacterium PM5-9 genomic region:
- a CDS encoding putative alkaline shock family protein YloU (product_source=COG1302; cath_funfam=3.30.300.100; cog=COG1302; pfam=PF03780; superfamily=55021), whose amino-acid sequence MSKSIKSNLDDRAVISKVVFYKIVQQVIMENKDLFVDKSSYLKLKNDKSINVEFVKNNMVDVSIDVNVKFGKDIKKLVKALQDDIKMMIEHITDFKLNKVNVNVVGIES is encoded by the coding sequence ATGAGTAAATCAATTAAAAGTAATTTAGATGATAGAGCTGTTATTTCAAAAGTTGTATTTTATAAAATTGTTCAACAAGTAATTATGGAAAATAAAGATTTATTTGTTGATAAATCATCATATTTGAAATTAAAAAATGATAAATCAATTAATGTTGAGTTTGTAAAAAATAATATGGTTGATGTTTCAATTGATGTAAATGTTAAGTTTGGAAAAGATATTAAAAAACTTGTGAAAGCATTACAAGATGATATAAAAATGATGATTGAGCATATAACAGATTTTAAATTGAATAAAGTAAATGTTAATGTTGTAGGAATTGAATCATAA
- a CDS encoding elongation factor P (product_source=KO:K02356; cath_funfam=2.30.30.30,2.40.50.140; cog=COG0231; ko=KO:K02356; pfam=PF01132,PF08207,PF09285; smart=SM00841,SM01185; superfamily=50104,50249; tigrfam=TIGR00038) — protein sequence MVSVNDFKTGITIKLDNNIFTVLEFQHVKPGKGSAFVRSKLKNLRTGATIDHTFNAGIKVEKAHIDKDKMQYLYDDGEGLVFMDNNTYDQISIPKDGIKWEMNFLKENDVVEVTRYEGEILGVSLPNSVELEIVECEPGIKGDTATNATKNATLETGYNIKVPLFIEAGEKVIVNTSDGKYISRA from the coding sequence ATGGTAAGTGTAAATGATTTTAAAACAGGAATTACAATTAAATTAGATAATAATATTTTTACAGTATTAGAGTTTCAACATGTGAAACCAGGTAAAGGTAGTGCATTTGTTAGATCAAAATTAAAAAATTTAAGAACAGGTGCAACTATTGACCATACATTCAATGCTGGTATTAAAGTAGAGAAAGCTCATATTGATAAAGATAAGATGCAATATTTGTATGATGATGGTGAAGGTTTAGTATTTATGGATAATAATACGTATGATCAAATTTCTATTCCAAAAGATGGAATTAAATGGGAAATGAATTTCTTAAAAGAAAACGATGTTGTTGAAGTAACAAGATATGAGGGTGAAATCTTAGGAGTTTCTTTACCAAATTCAGTTGAATTAGAAATAGTTGAATGTGAACCTGGTATTAAAGGTGATACTGCAACTAATGCAACAAAAAATGCTACATTAGAAACTGGATATAATATTAAAGTTCCATTATTCATTGAAGCAGGAGAAAAAGTAATCGTAAATACAAGTGATGGAAAATATATTTCAAGAGCTTAA
- a CDS encoding Xaa-Pro aminopeptidase (product_source=KO:K01262; cath_funfam=3.40.350.10,3.90.230.10; cog=COG0006; ko=KO:K01262; pfam=PF00557,PF01321; superfamily=55920): protein MNVYDVINKEALDGIIITSPINIRYLAKFTGTSAIVLILKNKNFIFVDSRYYEQALNQCDNYEVVLYKKVDLFQKINDILLKNKIEIIGFESERMVVSEYNDFSESLNCNLKAITLNQVRTVKTENELSLIKKACEITDMAYSHLLSYIKIGMSEKEVNIELQKFILENGSSGLSFDTIIASGKRGSMPHGVASDKLIEENDFITIDFGVFYNGYTSDMTRSFVVGNAPNEQLVTIYNIVKTAQEKAISAIKAGEKACNIDKIARDYITEQGYGDYFEHGLGHSIGLEVHEMPYINSSSTDVLKTGNVITVEPGIYIPGLGGIRIEDDVIVKDNGCEIINKSSKELIKIDGR from the coding sequence ATGAATGTTTACGATGTTATTAATAAAGAAGCTTTAGATGGCATTATTATTACTTCACCAATAAATATTAGGTATCTTGCTAAGTTTACAGGAACAAGCGCAATTGTTTTAATTTTAAAAAATAAAAATTTTATTTTTGTTGATTCAAGATACTATGAACAAGCATTAAATCAATGTGATAATTATGAAGTTGTACTTTATAAAAAAGTTGATTTATTTCAAAAGATTAATGATATTCTTCTTAAAAATAAGATTGAGATTATTGGATTTGAAAGTGAGAGAATGGTTGTTAGTGAGTATAACGATTTTAGTGAGTCACTAAATTGTAATTTAAAAGCAATTACTCTTAATCAAGTAAGAACAGTTAAAACTGAAAATGAATTATCATTAATAAAAAAAGCTTGTGAAATTACAGATATGGCTTATTCACATTTATTAAGTTATATTAAAATTGGTATGAGTGAAAAAGAAGTAAACATTGAACTACAAAAATTTATTTTGGAAAATGGCTCTTCAGGATTATCATTTGATACAATTATTGCAAGTGGTAAAAGAGGAAGTATGCCTCATGGAGTAGCAAGCGATAAATTAATTGAAGAAAATGATTTTATCACAATAGATTTTGGTGTCTTTTATAATGGTTATACAAGCGATATGACAAGAAGCTTTGTAGTTGGAAATGCACCTAATGAACAGTTAGTAACGATTTATAATATCGTTAAAACTGCTCAAGAAAAAGCAATTAGTGCAATAAAAGCGGGCGAGAAAGCTTGTAATATTGATAAAATTGCTCGTGATTATATCACAGAACAAGGATATGGTGATTATTTTGAACATGGATTAGGACATTCAATTGGATTAGAAGTTCATGAAATGCCTTATATAAACTCATCTAGTACTGATGTTTTAAAAACAGGAAATGTTATTACTGTAGAGCCTGGAATTTATATTCCTGGACTTGGTGGCATTAGAATTGAAGATGATGTTATTGTTAAAGATAATGGATGTGAAATAATTAATAAATCTAGTAAAGAATTAATAAAAATTGATGGGAGATAA
- a CDS encoding hypothetical protein (product_source=Hypo-rule applied; cath_funfam=3.40.50.300; superfamily=55129,81464; transmembrane_helix_parts=Inside_1_20,TMhelix_21_43,Outside_44_337): protein MFVNNLKIKFYTYIQYIKQNFMYTFAIFLIIFIVVYVMFIATLNMEYKITSSSVLISLLGILVVNQQNNKNQKTDIIIKKAQFTNEFIFKFKEHMPNMYWNSFHSENMIITDKLVELKKRVSKTEMRLCDIESFKDILGELKLTYDDIYKAHSDYFGDFEKIKKHLFTKPRLSESVNYNVHYQKHMEPLYNMPTIDEIDSLNEIDKKKLQSYRNEIINNILSASKEIYADTFNDLECISHFVMFNLIDLEKITDLIYNPFNYFVKQNYIFLMASILKGIDSGNNLYSNIALLDKKIKIEKDKRNFKKNKINNKLQRNKIKHNKEIQKINQERGDTIC from the coding sequence ATGTTTGTAAATAATTTGAAAATAAAATTTTATACATATATTCAATATATTAAACAAAATTTTATGTATACATTTGCAATTTTTTTAATAATTTTTATTGTAGTGTATGTTATGTTTATTGCGACTTTAAATATGGAGTATAAAATAACTTCATCAAGTGTTTTAATATCATTATTAGGTATATTAGTTGTGAATCAACAAAATAACAAAAATCAAAAAACTGATATTATTATAAAAAAGGCACAATTTACAAATGAGTTTATTTTTAAGTTTAAAGAACATATGCCAAATATGTATTGGAATTCATTTCATAGTGAAAATATGATAATAACTGATAAGCTTGTCGAACTAAAAAAAAGAGTTAGTAAAACTGAAATGAGATTGTGTGATATTGAATCTTTTAAAGATATTTTAGGCGAATTAAAACTTACATATGATGATATTTATAAAGCACATAGTGATTACTTTGGTGATTTTGAAAAAATAAAAAAGCATTTATTTACTAAACCTAGATTGTCAGAGTCTGTAAATTATAATGTGCATTATCAAAAACATATGGAACCATTATATAATATGCCAACTATTGATGAAATTGATAGTTTAAATGAAATTGATAAAAAGAAATTGCAATCTTATAGAAATGAAATAATTAACAATATATTGTCTGCATCTAAAGAAATATATGCCGACACATTTAATGATTTAGAGTGCATTTCACACTTTGTTATGTTTAATTTAATTGACCTTGAAAAAATAACTGATTTAATTTATAATCCATTTAATTACTTTGTAAAACAAAATTATATATTCTTAATGGCATCTATTTTAAAGGGAATAGATAGTGGGAATAATCTATATTCCAATATTGCTTTGTTGGATAAAAAAATAAAAATTGAAAAAGATAAGCGCAATTTCAAAAAAAATAAAATTAATAATAAACTTCAAAGGAATAAAATAAAACATAATAAAGAAATTCAAAAAATTAATCAGGAGCGTGGAGATACTATATGTTAA
- a CDS encoding hypothetical protein (product_source=Hypo-rule applied; superfamily=49899; transmembrane_helix_parts=Outside_1_9,TMhelix_10_32,Inside_33_124), which translates to MIKNKKGTITLLGIYICLLFLFLAIISKSILLENYHYYKFNNNKYNLFLIENAIVKNIYDDYKNVNYSNGIVSYKSIIKVVNDDIHYTIKLSVYSDIYEYNIIYDNVCEKIIEFNNVSVINEIV; encoded by the coding sequence ATGATAAAGAATAAAAAAGGTACAATTACTTTACTTGGTATATATATTTGTTTATTGTTTCTATTTTTAGCTATTATTTCTAAATCAATTTTATTAGAGAACTATCATTACTATAAATTTAATAACAATAAATATAACTTGTTTTTAATTGAGAATGCTATTGTTAAGAATATATATGATGATTATAAAAATGTTAATTATAGTAATGGTATTGTTAGTTATAAAAGTATTATAAAGGTGGTAAATGATGATATTCACTATACAATTAAGCTGAGTGTTTATAGTGATATTTATGAATATAATATTATTTATGATAATGTTTGTGAAAAAATAATTGAGTTTAATAATGTTAGTGTTATTAATGAAATTGTATAG
- a CDS encoding hypothetical protein (product_source=Hypo-rule applied; superfamily=74650; transmembrane_helix_parts=Outside_1_12,TMhelix_13_35,Inside_36_129) → MLNKKGFMAIEMLIYFILATLLILIFSTILLRSVNYKNNDSIKVYQSLDILRKSLIKYQNVTNFKSNEIEFADHVRVKIEKNQVYETPGYMPYLQKIKNGRFIFDGKNLEIEFSYKDNFYKQIIFYDKE, encoded by the coding sequence TTGCTTAATAAAAAAGGCTTTATGGCAATAGAAATGTTGATATATTTTATTCTTGCAACACTATTAATTTTAATTTTTTCAACAATATTATTAAGGAGTGTAAATTACAAAAATAATGATAGTATAAAAGTTTATCAATCATTAGATATTTTAAGAAAATCACTAATAAAATACCAAAATGTAACTAACTTTAAAAGTAATGAAATAGAGTTTGCTGATCATGTTAGAGTAAAGATAGAAAAAAATCAAGTTTATGAAACGCCAGGATATATGCCTTATCTGCAAAAAATAAAGAATGGAAGATTTATTTTTGATGGTAAAAACTTGGAAATTGAATTTAGTTATAAAGATAATTTTTATAAACAAATAATTTTTTATGATAAAGAATAA
- a CDS encoding Tfp pilus assembly protein PilV (product_source=COG4967; cog=COG4967; superfamily=48425; transmembrane_helix_parts=Outside_1_4,TMhelix_5_27,Inside_28_68), protein MNKGFMMYEALIVFFIVSFIIISSLSLNTSVMNNNRKIENKIDNLIKNKYQKIESCDINCLIKKALWQ, encoded by the coding sequence TTGAATAAGGGTTTTATGATGTATGAAGCATTAATTGTATTTTTTATTGTTAGTTTTATAATAATATCAAGCTTATCATTAAATACAAGTGTAATGAATAATAATAGAAAAATTGAAAATAAAATAGATAATTTGATAAAAAATAAATATCAAAAAATAGAAAGTTGTGATATAAATTGCTTAATAAAAAAGGCTTTATGGCAATAG
- a CDS encoding prepilin-type N-terminal cleavage/methylation domain-containing protein (product_source=TIGR02532; cath_funfam=3.30.700.10; cog=COG4967; superfamily=54523; tigrfam=TIGR02532; transmembrane_helix_parts=Inside_1_11,TMhelix_12_34,Outside_35_138), whose protein sequence is MVKLKLNSNGFVLIEVVVVIMIISVILLTNLSIYNNSNVFNFYLSEDKLLETKLNAAKQLALNSKNIVDIKFNQNTLIIQRNSYIETNTFKTINFETSKELYFNKNGNLNQGYTLLFKHGIKYKKLIFYLGKGWYKIE, encoded by the coding sequence ATGGTCAAGCTAAAATTAAATAGTAATGGTTTTGTTTTAATTGAGGTAGTTGTTGTGATTATGATAATTAGCGTTATCTTATTAACAAATTTATCTATCTATAATAATTCAAATGTTTTTAATTTTTATTTAAGTGAAGATAAATTATTAGAAACAAAATTAAATGCAGCAAAGCAATTAGCACTTAATTCAAAAAACATTGTAGATATTAAATTTAATCAAAATACTTTAATCATTCAAAGAAATAGTTATATTGAAACAAATACTTTTAAAACAATAAATTTTGAAACTAGCAAAGAATTATATTTTAATAAGAATGGTAATCTTAATCAAGGTTATACATTGTTATTTAAACATGGCATTAAATATAAGAAATTAATTTTTTATCTAGGAAAAGGGTGGTATAAAATTGAATAA
- a CDS encoding competence protein ComGC (product_source=KO:K02245; cath_funfam=3.30.700.10; cog=COG4537; ko=KO:K02245; pfam=PF07963; superfamily=54523; tigrfam=TIGR02532; transmembrane_helix_parts=Outside_1_9,TMhelix_10_32,Inside_33_100): MLKNKKGFTMIEMIIVISIIALLLLLIIPNINEKQKMINLKGCEALKETINSQIYLYEIKHNKLPTSTSDLVKEGFIKDEQTKCKNNLSIVIENGQAKIK, encoded by the coding sequence ATGCTTAAAAACAAGAAAGGTTTTACGATGATCGAGATGATTATTGTCATCAGTATTATTGCATTACTATTACTTTTAATAATTCCAAATATTAATGAAAAACAAAAAATGATAAATTTAAAGGGATGTGAGGCATTAAAAGAAACAATTAACTCACAAATATATTTATACGAAATAAAACATAATAAATTACCAACTTCAACATCAGATTTAGTTAAAGAGGGGTTTATTAAAGATGAGCAAACAAAATGTAAAAATAACTTAAGTATCGTAATTGAAAATGGTCAAGCTAAAATTAAATAG
- a CDS encoding competence protein ComGB (product_source=KO:K02244; cog=COG1459; ko=KO:K02244; transmembrane_helix_parts=Inside_1_99,TMhelix_100_122,Outside_123_141,TMhelix_142_164,Inside_165_295,TMhelix_296_318,Outside_319_331), with the protein MKVNEDIVLKLVASTYRQGYSLNKILDTLLQFNLIDKKMNYDIKEKLKQNLSLIELLNNLIKNKVIIEYIIFYHNYYSLSDAIEKSIAISKEKQQIKKEIVSSLVYPVILIVMTSFALLFISQYIVPQLIMLNPSAVNDYNYIIFFLKFVPLYISIFIILLIVIYFISIKLIKSNFIKYISIFIKIPFVSFAIKYYSTFMFALYLKEIIKNVPLSSDSIFTLKKQTNNIFVKFLCETIIIRLKKGDHVFMVINSSNLLQNDLKQTLLLANNSKEMSLLLDDYFELKIDILKKKIKVFLAVFVPIIVSFIGVLLILMYLLIMLPVLNMSATL; encoded by the coding sequence ATGAAGGTAAATGAAGATATTGTTCTTAAACTTGTTGCAAGCACTTATAGACAGGGCTATTCACTAAATAAAATTTTAGATACATTATTACAATTTAATTTAATTGATAAAAAAATGAATTACGATATTAAAGAAAAGCTTAAACAAAATTTATCTTTAATCGAATTACTAAATAATCTCATAAAAAATAAAGTGATTATCGAATATATTATTTTTTATCATAATTATTATTCTTTAAGTGATGCGATTGAAAAATCAATAGCAATCTCTAAAGAAAAACAACAAATAAAAAAAGAAATTGTTTCATCATTAGTATATCCAGTAATTTTAATTGTAATGACATCTTTTGCTTTACTTTTTATTTCACAATATATTGTTCCACAACTTATTATGCTTAATCCAAGTGCAGTTAATGATTATAATTATATTATCTTTTTCTTGAAGTTTGTTCCTCTTTATATATCAATTTTTATTATTTTACTTATCGTTATTTACTTCATATCAATAAAACTTATAAAAAGTAATTTTATAAAATATATTAGTATATTTATAAAAATACCATTTGTAAGTTTTGCTATAAAATATTACTCAACTTTTATGTTTGCTTTATATTTAAAAGAGATAATAAAGAATGTACCTTTATCTAGTGATAGTATTTTCACCTTAAAAAAACAAACAAATAATATTTTTGTAAAATTTTTATGTGAAACTATAATTATAAGGTTAAAAAAAGGTGATCATGTTTTTATGGTAATTAATTCTAGTAACTTATTACAAAACGATTTAAAGCAAACATTATTGCTTGCTAATAATTCAAAGGAGATGTCACTTTTATTAGATGATTATTTTGAGCTGAAAATTGATATTTTAAAGAAAAAAATCAAAGTATTTCTTGCAGTATTTGTTCCAATTATTGTTAGTTTTATTGGTGTATTATTAATTTTAATGTATTTATTAATTATGCTGCCTGTTTTAAATATGAGTGCTACTTTATAA